tattacttttgtatagtaaaatgtaatattcaatacagtattagtagtagtaataataataatgataatcatataataataatatgtcaataataattacattatatttaagcaatatctcaagcaaGAGATTCATCATTGCTTTCAATAATACTGTGAGGctctgtgcagcactgtatttgaccaaataataataataataataataataataaataaataaataaataaataactgataataataataataataataataataataataataataataacaaaaataataaataaataaataaaaactcaaatTTGGGGTTTTGgattttgggaaaaaataaaacggaacataaaaaaataaaacaaaatttaaaaaaagattttatagggccctaacttccattgtaagtgccttactgttacTGCAATTTTTGGTTCTTTTTCTCAAATTGTGTTTTGATGGAACCACTTACTGAACCTCTTCTACAGGTCTAGTTGCCTAcgacttacattataaggacctagaCGATTCAAGACCCTTCAAATATGTGTTTGGGTGTATTTTGTTTGTTGTATGGTGTTATAGGTGTGTATAAGTGTGTAGTTGATTTACCTGTTCGTTGTGTGGTTGTGGTTGTGtggtcatgtttatgtttgtggtGGAGCTGTTGTAGTTTGTCGTCCTGTTGTGTACTTGTTTGCTGTACTTTGAGGtgatgtttgtgtttttcttcaCCTAGCGGTTTGTGAAGTAACAAAAGTTCTTCCATCTCTTTTGCTTTTCTCTCCACTTGTGGGCTGGAACTTCTCTTCTCCTCCTCTCTACTCCCTACGTCTGAAGTCTCATCACCTCTCACATTCTTACTGTTCTCCTCTGAAGACAGAAACACATCTCCTAGATTTTGATTGGATATTTGTGTGGTGTTTGAGGTGAGCTGATCGGTCTGATTGGTCAGTTCTGTTGGCGGGGCCTTATGTTcatgattctgattggtccaTGCTGTAAAGTTGGGTTCATGTCTTTGTAAATGTTCGATTTCTTCACTATTGGTGTGGTTGATTTCTTGCATGAGATTTGAGTGATGGTTAAAAGTCTTATTGGTCGGTTCCATTAAACCAGTCTCATATTCAGATGTTAGATTGGTTATACTTTGGTTAGCATTAGCCTGTGATTCAATTTGGGCATTTGATAGCTCTCTTTCACTGGCCTTTGTAACATTAAGCAGTGAAGAATCAACCTTCTCAGTATCTTCTCGCTCTGTATGATATGGCAGTGGAGACACCTTTGTGTCATTCATGTTTCCATGATGTCTCCATCTGTCCCTAGGGTAATGGAGATGACCTTTGCTCCCTCCATACTGCGTCTCATTCAGACCCCAGCCATCACGGCCAAAAGACAGCTTGATCTCTCCAGAGGGGTTGAAGGCATCCGGTGCTCCCGATTCAGAGAGCCTCTCCTTGGGCAGCCAGCTTTGGCTCAGAAGGTCCTCCAGGCTGAGCCTCTGGTTGTGTTTGAGTTCATCCCTGCGGTGGAGCTCATCTTTAAAGTGAGGTTTCCCCAAGCGATCCCGCGCTACCTGTTTGGTGGCAGACGATTTCCTACGCTGGGTGGAACGAGGGGGTGGCTGACAGCGGCACTCAACGTGGTCGAGGACAGAGACGATGGCTTTATCGTAGAGCGGCTGCTTGTTCACATACTGTATCTTCATCACCTGAGGATGAAAAGGAAGATTTTTTAAACTTAAGGGAGAAATAGAAAATTCTgcaatcttttactcacccttatgttgttccaaacctatatgactttctgtctaacGTGGAATATTAAAGGAGAGCTTAGACAGAATGTGCagggactgacagcttcagtccacattcactttcattcaatggaaaaagatgcagtgaaagtgaatggtgactgaagctgtcttTCAACAtctcatggaagaaagaaatttataagggtttataacaacatgagggtgagtaaatttctttttttttttttcttttttttcttttttttttggggtgaactatccctttaaggcgcATTCACTCATACAGCCATTTGCAGCAGAAAAGTTCCAGCAACATGAATGATAACTATCACTGGAGATGTGATATGGGCATGGTCAGTGACACAGTTGAGAGAAGTCTCAAAGTTGCAAAAACTAAGTGAGTTTCATGCATCCTTAATCGTTTATGGTATGATGCATTGTGCACTGCTGAAATAGAAATACAAACAGTTTCCCCTCAAGcaagaaaactgattccttgtcaaattctATTCAAATTGTTCATTTTATTATTTCAGTACATCagtgtgatcagattttcaaaaggcATGGCAAGTTATGAAGGATACCAAAAACATTAAAGCATCCAACAAAAAGAATACCTagtctgcaaaaaaaataaataaaaataaacaaaaaaataaacaaaacaaaaccattggggtaagaaaaataaacataataaaaaataaaaaatttggattcctctgaaaacaagactcaaTATCTTAAGTAATTTTTCTTCTTAAAGGAGtattgcaggttcaatacaagttaagttcaatcgacagcatttgtggcataatgttaattactaaaaaaaatttttaaaataatttctttaaacaaaaagcaaaaatcgtggttacagtgaggcatttacaatggaggtgaatggggccaatttgcaaacattaaaatattcactgtttcaaaagtatagccacaagatgtaaacaatatgcatgttattatgattttattgAAAAccttgtaaagttatattcaattttaaaactttgttgccatgatgaaaaacaagaagaaataaatgcaagtgcttttataaaattataatttctgctatttctgcctttaaaactccaaaaactggcccaattaacttccattgtaagtgtcttactgtaacctcaatttttgctttttttaaagaaaaggagggatgagttgaaattaacaaaatcaacaaaagctgttgtttgagcttaacttgtattgaacccagaatattcttttaataaaaccttttttgCATTGACAAATAATACAGCCACTCAGCGACCTCCAATGATAAAATcgctgtatgtgtgaacagggcATTGCACTAGCTACAGGTGAAGGTAAGCATGTGTGTGTACCTGTAGGTATCGTGTGTGTGTAAGTACAGGAACACACTGCAGGCTCTTAGTATTACAGCACCCTGAACACCTCTGCACCTCTACACATGGAGGCCACAACAGGAAATTTGCATTACTTCGGTCCAACATGGAGCGGGTGACCTCGATGACCTCTGTCCTGACCTTACAGATGGCTTGCTGAGCAGGCTGAGCATCTGCAGACAAATATAGAAACACACAATTACATCCATGTCATGATCCACATGAAAAACATATAGCaataagatttttacattttttgatgaaAGTTTGAGCTATGCTTGACCGTGAATAAACTCGCTGATACGATTATAGGgagttgcttggtggttgctctATGGCTCAACTCTTTCAattcagtggcgcctgcagctgtacctagctttacctacaatcaactgaaacaagaGGCTGTCTtcttgagaggtaactttgagaaagtttgtgtcatgtgaacaagtggctgttcaaactgaacgtgtttttgcatcttGCTCGCACtgttttcaatcgttttccatgtaaacattcgctagatgaatgtcttttgacaactgtgtcacgtttcgctgtgtttttaggatccCTCACGGGATTTATAGAAGccgtgtcaagtttaaaagaacttcttcaactgacggcctgggtagctcagcgagtattgacactgactaccaccctgggagtcgcgagttcgaatccagggtgtgctgagtgactccagccaggtctcctaagcaaccaaattggcccagttgctagggagggcagagtcacatggggtaacctccttgtggtcgtgattagtggttcttgctctcaatggggtgcgtggtaagttgtgcgtggatcgcggagagtagcatgagcctccacatgcggagtctccgcagtgtcatgcacaacgagacaagtgataagatgcactgaagcagaggcaactgagacttgtcctccgccacccggattgaggtgagtaaccacgccaccacgaggacctgctaagtagtgggaattgggcattccaaattgggagaaaaggggatatctccaactgataaaaacacatcttgagacacctgcgttctgctcttttCATTGTGGTGCGTTTCGATTTTTTAGCGCGAGAACGTGTCtgttctgaatggttactggaagaaatgctttagccaatagttacatgaacgctAGTCATACGAGTAAAAAAAATGCTTccctcaaagtcaccagaattgaacgctttggttttgctttttgcaaaataattatcccaggggagcatgcccccggaaCCCCCTAGATATAATGTTGAtaaggcagatttctgtgcgtaccttcagattaaatcctgcaggtgcccatgcttcattaaatgtaaatctatgagatgtttttatttatttatgtttttgcttgttttagcATCTGCCAGGAAAAAAAATCGAAAGTCAGATTTttcagaaaagtaatagcacacctctgctCAACAGAACGCAcaatttgaggcatcattcatgtcCTTAGCACAAACGGGGTGGGACAAGTTGTGtttcaaagtttaatactttgggttaggggtttaaaaaaaaaaaaaaaactctattttGATTTCTGTATGTGCCTCTATGAACAGATGTATTgaaagattctttgttttccTCAAATCTCTCATTCAGCATGTATAGTACAGTCCTTGTGTGAGTTCCCCAAATTCTCTCTTCCACAATGATTATAGTATACGGGAAAACAGATGATACGCCACAGCAGTTTCATGACACCTTAGACACATTAACCCCTCAGAATGGGTGACTGACAGGTAGATTTGCTGACTTTGGATCACTATTGTGATGAGCTGATAATAATTTGAAAGCTTAAGTCATCAGTTACACATACTCATATACACAGAACCATCATTCATCTTATGGCAGGTAGTGTCTTCCAAACTGCTCTGCACTGAGATTTTGGGATGATAAATAATGTCAGTGTTTCATGTAGTATAAAACTATTTTTGTAGTTATGTCTTACTTTAAAAGTtgatttagtaaatattttaaagaaaacttttatgAAATAACAACGTCATGACAGATGAGCAACAAAAGCCAAGAAtagagaaacaaaacaatgttaACCAGGCTAACCGAGAAGACTCCGTGGCAGACGACTGCTGGTGTCGTTGTCATAGTGACTGTCTGGCTCGATCTCTGGAGAGCAAAAAACAGTACTTTCAGCATTTAAAgcacaacaattatttacagcCAACAATTATTACAATGAGTGTCATAAGATTTTTGATGACACATTGTTTAACCCTCCTGAgctgtttggtcatttttgacagatttcagttttgtttttttaataaaaatggtttcctaaATCTGAGTGGTAAAAGACATTGTGACTTGTCCTAGACTTGCAATCTgcacatacaaaataaaaaaaaataaaaat
This portion of the Myxocyprinus asiaticus isolate MX2 ecotype Aquarium Trade chromosome 14, UBuf_Myxa_2, whole genome shotgun sequence genome encodes:
- the LOC127451399 gene encoding uncharacterized protein LOC127451399 isoform X1; the protein is MSSRIPLLLAVLAAACLRIGSAEVDPLPAAVVELVKGGSLTSMQDLQFLLLSESIEIEPDSHYDNDTSSRLPRSLLDAQPAQQAICKVRTEVIEVTRSMLDRSNANFLLWPPCVEVQRCSGCCNTKSLQCVPVLTHTRYLQVMKIQYVNKQPLYDKAIVSVLDHVECRCQPPPRSTQRRKSSATKQVARDRLGKPHFKDELHRRDELKHNQRLSLEDLLSQSWLPKERLSESGAPDAFNPSGEIKLSFGRDGWGLNETQYGGSKGHLHYPRDRWRHHGNMNDTKVSPLPYHTEREDTEKVDSSLLNVTKASERELSNAQIESQANANQSITNLTSEYETGLMEPTNKTFNHHSNLMQEINHTNSEEIEHLQRHEPNFTAWTNQNHEHKAPPTELTNQTDQLTSNTTQISNQNLGDVFLSSEENSKNVRGDETSDVGSREEEKRSSSPQVERKAKEMEELLLLHKPLGEEKHKHHLKVQQTSTQQDDKLQQLHHKHKHDHTTTTTQRTGSTSPPPQRSPPRTPPKPTPHPIKRRRKQRNRISKSAMRALLM
- the LOC127451399 gene encoding uncharacterized protein LOC127451399 isoform X2: MSSRIPLLLAVLAAACLRIGSAEVDPLPAAVVELVKGGSLTSMQDLQFLLLSESIDAQPAQQAICKVRTEVIEVTRSMLDRSNANFLLWPPCVEVQRCSGCCNTKSLQCVPVLTHTRYLQVMKIQYVNKQPLYDKAIVSVLDHVECRCQPPPRSTQRRKSSATKQVARDRLGKPHFKDELHRRDELKHNQRLSLEDLLSQSWLPKERLSESGAPDAFNPSGEIKLSFGRDGWGLNETQYGGSKGHLHYPRDRWRHHGNMNDTKVSPLPYHTEREDTEKVDSSLLNVTKASERELSNAQIESQANANQSITNLTSEYETGLMEPTNKTFNHHSNLMQEINHTNSEEIEHLQRHEPNFTAWTNQNHEHKAPPTELTNQTDQLTSNTTQISNQNLGDVFLSSEENSKNVRGDETSDVGSREEEKRSSSPQVERKAKEMEELLLLHKPLGEEKHKHHLKVQQTSTQQDDKLQQLHHKHKHDHTTTTTQRTGSTSPPPQRSPPRTPPKPTPHPIKRRRKQRNRISKSAMRALLM